The Streptococcus mitis genome has a segment encoding these proteins:
- a CDS encoding ABC transporter substrate-binding protein, which translates to MKNWKKYAFASASVVALAAGLAACGNLSGNSKKAADSASGEKTVIKMYQIGDKPDNLDELLENANKIIGEKVGAKLDIQYLGWGDYDKKMSVITSSGENYDIAFASNYVVNAQKGAYADLTDLYKKEGAELYKALDPAYIKGNSINGKIYAVPVAANVASSQNFAFNGTLLAKYGIDISGVTSYETLEPVLKQIKEKAPDVVPFAVTKNFIPSDNFDYPVPNGLPFVIDLEGDTTKIVNRYEVPRFKEHLKTLHKFYEAGYIPKDVATSDTSFDLQQDTWFVREETVGPADYGNSLLSRVANKDIQIKPITNFIKKNQTTQVANFVISNNSKNKEKSMEVLNLLNTNPELLNGLVYGPEGKNWEKIEGKENRVKVLDGYKGNTHMGGWNTGNNWILYINENVTDQQIEDSKKQLAEAKESPALGFIFNTDNVKSEISAISNTMQQFDTAINTGTVDPDKAIPELMEKLKSEGAYDKVLNEMQKQYDEFLKNKKS; encoded by the coding sequence ATGAAAAACTGGAAAAAATATGCTTTTGCATCTGCTAGTGTAGTCGCTTTGGCTGCTGGTCTCGCTGCTTGTGGAAACCTTTCAGGTAACAGCAAAAAAGCTGCTGACTCAGCTTCAGGTGAAAAAACTGTTATCAAAATGTACCAAATTGGTGACAAACCAGATAACTTAGATGAATTGCTAGAAAATGCTAACAAAATCATCGGTGAAAAAGTTGGTGCTAAATTGGATATCCAATATCTTGGATGGGGTGACTATGATAAGAAAATGTCAGTTATCACATCATCTGGTGAAAACTACGATATCGCCTTTGCATCTAACTATGTTGTAAATGCTCAAAAAGGTGCCTATGCTGACTTGACTGACTTGTATAAGAAAGAAGGAGCAGAGCTTTATAAAGCACTTGACCCAGCTTACATCAAAGGTAACAGCATTAACGGTAAAATTTACGCAGTTCCAGTTGCAGCCAACGTTGCATCATCTCAAAACTTCGCTTTCAACGGAACTCTTCTTGCTAAATACGGTATCGATATTTCAGGTGTCACTTCATATGAAACACTTGAACCAGTCTTGAAACAAATCAAAGAAAAAGCTCCAGATGTAGTGCCATTTGCGGTTACTAAGAACTTCATCCCATCTGATAACTTTGACTACCCAGTTCCAAATGGACTTCCATTCGTTATCGACCTTGAAGGGGACACTACTAAGATCGTAAACCGTTACGAAGTACCTCGCTTCAAAGAACACTTGAAGACTCTTCACAAATTCTATGAAGCTGGATACATTCCAAAAGACGTAGCAACAAGCGATACTTCATTTGACCTTCAACAAGATACTTGGTTCGTTCGTGAAGAAACAGTAGGACCAGCTGACTATGGTAACAGCTTGCTTTCACGTGTTGCAAACAAAGACATCCAAATCAAACCAATCACTAACTTCATCAAGAAAAACCAAACAACACAAGTTGCTAACTTTGTCATCTCAAACAACTCTAAGAACAAAGAAAAATCAATGGAAGTGTTGAACCTCTTGAACACTAACCCAGAACTCTTGAACGGTCTTGTTTACGGTCCAGAAGGCAAGAACTGGGAAAAAATTGAAGGTAAAGAAAATCGTGTTAAAGTCCTTGATGGCTACAAAGGAAACACTCACATGGGTGGATGGAACACTGGTAACAACTGGATCCTTTACATCAACGAAAACGTTACAGACCAACAAATCGAAGATTCTAAGAAACAATTGGCAGAAGCTAAAGAATCTCCAGCACTTGGATTCATCTTTAACACTGACAATGTGAAATCTGAAATCTCAGCAATCTCTAACACAATGCAACAATTCGATACAGCTATTAACACTGGTACTGTAGACCCAGATAAAGCTATTCCAGAATTGATGGAAAAATTGAAATCTGAAGGTGCTTACGATAAAGTATTGAACGAAATGCAAAAACAATACGATGAATTCTTGAAAAACAAAAAATCATAA
- a CDS encoding carbohydrate ABC transporter permease produces MAEKKIKKEKIDNVGIHSFSKKADIFFSTISGLIALSCILPFIFVIVISVTDEKSILQNGYSFFPSQFGLDGFEFLAQFKDKILQALFISVFVTVVGTITNVFITTTYAYAISRTTFKYRRFFTIFALLSMLFNAGLVPGYIVVTRLLQLGDTVWALIVPMLLSPFNIILMRSFFKKTIPEAILESARIDGASEARIFFQICLPLSLPGIATITLLTALGFWNDWFNALLYIKSDNLYPLQYLLMQIQQNMDYIAKAVGLSGQLGVALPKETGRMAMVVVATLPIAILYPFFQRYFVKGLTIGGVKE; encoded by the coding sequence ATGGCAGAAAAGAAAATTAAAAAAGAAAAAATTGATAATGTCGGCATTCACTCCTTCAGTAAGAAAGCAGATATCTTCTTTAGTACCATTTCTGGTTTGATTGCCCTCTCTTGTATCCTACCCTTCATATTTGTTATTGTTATCTCTGTGACAGATGAAAAGAGTATCCTCCAAAATGGATATAGCTTCTTCCCATCCCAATTTGGATTAGACGGTTTTGAGTTCTTGGCACAATTTAAGGATAAAATCCTCCAAGCCCTCTTCATCTCAGTTTTTGTAACAGTGGTGGGGACTATCACAAACGTTTTTATCACAACAACCTATGCCTACGCTATTTCACGGACAACCTTTAAGTATCGCAGATTCTTTACGATTTTTGCCCTTCTTAGTATGTTGTTCAACGCTGGTTTGGTACCAGGCTATATCGTGGTCACTCGTTTGCTTCAACTTGGTGATACAGTTTGGGCTTTGATTGTTCCCATGCTTCTCTCTCCATTTAACATCATCTTGATGCGTTCCTTCTTTAAGAAGACTATCCCAGAAGCCATTCTTGAATCCGCTCGTATCGATGGTGCCAGTGAAGCCCGAATCTTCTTCCAAATCTGTTTGCCATTGTCACTTCCAGGTATCGCAACCATCACGCTTTTGACAGCTCTTGGTTTCTGGAACGACTGGTTCAACGCCCTTCTTTACATCAAGAGTGACAACTTGTATCCATTGCAATATTTGCTCATGCAAATCCAACAAAATATGGACTACATCGCCAAAGCAGTCGGCCTATCTGGTCAACTGGGAGTTGCTCTACCGAAAGAAACAGGTCGTATGGCCATGGTTGTGGTCGCAACCCTTCCAATCGCGATTTTGTATCCATTCTTCCAACGCTACTTTGTAAAAGGTTTGACTATCGGTGGCGTGAAAGAATAG
- a CDS encoding ABC transporter permease, which translates to MNKFSKTLRDNWIFLLMVLPGALWLILFFYIPVFGNVVAFKDYHMTSNGFIDSIVNSKWVGLDNFRFLFSSKDAFIITRNTVLYNLGFIFIGLIVSVGIAIILSELRSKRMVKIFQTSMLFPYFLSWVIISFFTDAFLNIDKGVFNHFLESIGMKEINFYADLGIWPYLLLFLGIWKGFGYSSVMYYATIMGIDPTYYEAATVDGASKWQRIRNVTIPQLTPLVTVLTILAVGNIFRADFGLFYQIPHNAGQLYNVTNVLDVYVYNGLTQTADIGMASAAGLYQSVVGLILVILSNLLARRVDPNSALF; encoded by the coding sequence ATGAATAAGTTTTCAAAAACCTTGAGAGACAACTGGATCTTTCTCTTAATGGTTTTGCCAGGGGCACTCTGGTTGATTCTATTCTTCTACATTCCAGTATTTGGAAACGTGGTTGCCTTTAAAGACTACCACATGACCAGTAATGGATTTATAGATAGTATCGTGAATAGTAAATGGGTCGGACTCGATAATTTCAGATTCTTATTTAGTTCAAAAGACGCCTTTATTATCACACGAAATACTGTCCTCTACAATCTCGGCTTTATCTTTATCGGTTTGATTGTATCTGTAGGAATTGCCATCATCCTCAGTGAACTCCGTTCTAAGAGAATGGTTAAGATCTTCCAAACTTCCATGTTGTTCCCTTACTTCCTGTCTTGGGTTATCATCAGTTTCTTTACAGATGCCTTCCTAAACATTGATAAAGGGGTGTTCAACCATTTCCTAGAATCTATCGGAATGAAGGAAATCAATTTCTACGCTGATTTGGGTATCTGGCCATATCTCCTACTTTTCCTAGGTATTTGGAAAGGCTTTGGATATAGCAGTGTCATGTACTATGCGACAATCATGGGAATTGATCCAACCTACTACGAAGCAGCGACAGTGGATGGGGCCAGCAAATGGCAACGAATTCGCAATGTAACTATTCCGCAGTTGACACCATTGGTAACCGTATTGACCATCCTTGCAGTAGGAAATATCTTCCGTGCAGACTTTGGTCTCTTCTACCAGATCCCCCACAATGCTGGTCAGCTTTATAACGTAACCAACGTCTTGGACGTATATGTTTATAACGGTTTGACTCAGACAGCGGATATCGGGATGGCTTCAGCGGCAGGTCTCTACCAATCAGTTGTCGGCTTGATTCTGGTTATCCTATCAAACTTACTGGCAAGACGAGTTGATCCAAACTCAGCTTTGTTCTAG
- a CDS encoding beta-N-acetylhexosaminidase, which produces MVIFTGISDKQAQAIKVLKGHISLPDVEVAVAQSDQASISIKGEGGHYQLTYRKSHQLYRALSLLATALVEGDKVEIKEQAAYEDLAYMADCSRNAVLNVASAKQMIEVLALMGYSTFELYMEDTYQIEGQPYFGYFRGAYSAEELQEIEAYAQQFDMTFVPCIQTLAHLSAFVKWGVKEVQELRDVEDILLIGEEKVYDLIDGMFATLSKLQTRKVNIGMDEAHLVGLGRYLILNGVVDRSLLMCQHLERVLDIADKYGFHCQMWSDMFFKLMSADGQYDRDVEIPEETRVYLDRLKERVTLVYWDYYQDSEEKYNRNFRNHHKISHDLAFAGGAWKWIGFTPNNHFSRLIALEANKACRANEIKEVIVTGWGDNGGETAQFSILPSLQIWAELSYRNDLDRLSAHFKTNTGLLVEDFMQIDLANLLPDLPGNLSGINPNRYVFYQDILCPILDRHMTPEQDKPHFAQAAEILSEIKDKAGIYAYLFETQAQLNAILSSKVDVGRRIRQAYQADDKESLQEIARQELPELRSQIEDFHALFSHQWLKENKVFGLDTVDIRMGGLLQRIKRAESRIEAYLAGQIDRIDELEEEILPFTDFYADNDFAATTANQWHTIATASTIYTT; this is translated from the coding sequence ATGGTAATTTTTACAGGAATTAGTGACAAACAAGCACAAGCTATTAAGGTTTTAAAAGGTCACATTTCTCTACCAGATGTGGAAGTAGCTGTCGCTCAGTCTGACCAAGCCTCTATCTCTATCAAGGGTGAGGGTGGCCACTATCAACTAACCTATCGCAAATCCCACCAACTCTATCGTGCCTTGTCCTTGTTGGCAACAGCTCTAGTAGAAGGTGATAAAGTAGAGATTAAGGAGCAGGCGGCTTATGAAGATTTGGCTTATATGGCAGACTGTTCGCGAAATGCAGTGCTGAATGTCGCTTCTGCCAAGCAGATGATTGAGGTTTTGGCTCTCATGGGCTACTCAACCTTTGAGCTTTACATGGAAGACACCTACCAGATTGAGGGGCAGCCTTACTTTGGCTATTTCCGTGGAGCCTACTCAGCTGAGGAATTGCAGGAAATCGAAGCCTATGCCCAACAGTTTGACATGACCTTTGTGCCTTGCATCCAGACCTTGGCCCACTTGTCAGCCTTTGTTAAATGGGGTGTCAAAGAAGTTCAGGAGCTCCGTGATGTGGAGGATATCCTCCTTATCGGCGAAGAAAAGGTTTATGACTTGATTGATGGCATGTTTGCTACTCTATCTAAACTACAAACTCGCAAGGTCAATATCGGGATGGACGAAGCCCACTTGGTTGGTTTGGGACGTTACTTGATATTGAACGGTGTTGTGGATCGTAGTCTCCTCATGTGCCAACACTTGGAGCGCGTGCTGGATATTGCTGACAAATATGGTTTCCACTGCCAGATGTGGAGCGATATGTTCTTTAAACTTATGTCAGCAGATGGCCAGTACGACCGTGACGTGGAAATTCCAGAGGAAACGCGTGTCTACTTAGACCGTCTCAAAGAACGTGTGACCTTGGTTTACTGGGACTATTATCAGGATAGCGAGGAAAAATACAACCGCAATTTCCGCAACCATCATAAGATTAGTCATGACCTTGCCTTTGCAGGTGGTGCTTGGAAGTGGATTGGTTTCACACCCAATAACCATTTCAGCCGTCTCATCGCTCTTGAAGCCAATAAAGCCTGTCGTGCCAATGAGATTAAAGAAGTCATTGTGACGGGTTGGGGGGACAATGGTGGTGAGACCGCTCAGTTTTCTATTCTACCAAGCTTGCAAATCTGGGCAGAACTCAGCTATCGCAATGACCTAGACCGACTGTCTGCACACTTCAAGACCAACACAGGTCTATTGGTTGAGGACTTTATGCAGATCGACCTTGCCAACCTTTTACCAGATCTACCAGGCAATCTCAGTGGTATCAATCCCAACCGCTATGTCTTTTATCAGGATATTCTCTGTCCGATTCTTGATCGACACATGACACCTGAACAGGACAAACCCCACTTTGCCCAAGCTGCTGAGATTCTGTCAGAAATTAAAGACAAAGCAGGCATCTACGCTTATCTCTTTGAAACTCAAGCTCAGTTGAATGCTATTTTAAGTAGTAAGGTTGATGTTGGACGACGCATTCGTCAAGCCTATCAAGCGGATGATAAAGAAAGCCTGCAAGAAATCGCCAGACAAGAATTACCAGAACTCAGAAGCCAAATTGAAGACTTTCATGCCCTCTTTAGCCACCAATGGCTGAAAGAAAACAAGGTTTTTGGCTTGGATACGGTCGATATCCGTATGGGCGGACTCTTGCAACGCATCAAACGAGCAGAAAGTCGTATCGAGGCTTATCTGGCAGGTCAGATTGACCGCATCGATGAGCTAGAAGAGGAAATCTTACCATTTACTGACTTCTACGCAGACAATGACTTCGCAGCCACAACAGCCAACCAGTGGCATACTATTGCGACAGCTTCAACGATTTATACGACCTAA